From a single Cloacibacillus sp. genomic region:
- a CDS encoding DUF669 domain-containing protein: protein MALLGSDVTQDLINVKPEDFSPIPEGEYILQVTKTEQKPTKTGTGMYIGVIFDVIGPSYQGRKLFCRFNYRNDNSIAEKIARQQIKALQLACAIPDPLLDDQQFIGHIVKASVTIRPAGDGYGPQNEAKNFKPASDAMPSAPMGMPPVAGAAPAGDAIMPPQGGGFSQAFAAPPAPQPQSAPTPPPAQPTAPTMPFKW, encoded by the coding sequence ATGGCACTTTTAGGTAGTGATGTAACGCAGGATCTCATAAACGTAAAACCGGAAGACTTCTCGCCGATTCCGGAGGGCGAATATATATTGCAAGTTACGAAGACTGAGCAAAAACCGACAAAGACGGGGACGGGGATGTACATTGGCGTCATCTTTGACGTTATCGGCCCCTCCTACCAGGGACGCAAACTGTTCTGCCGGTTCAATTACCGCAATGACAATTCAATTGCCGAGAAGATAGCCCGCCAGCAGATCAAAGCCTTGCAGCTTGCCTGCGCCATCCCGGACCCGTTGTTGGACGACCAGCAGTTCATCGGGCACATTGTCAAAGCAAGCGTGACCATTCGACCCGCCGGAGATGGATACGGGCCGCAGAACGAGGCCAAAAACTTCAAGCCGGCCAGCGACGCCATGCCGAGCGCGCCGATGGGAATGCCGCCTGTTGCGGGAGCCGCGCCCGCGGGAGACGCGATCATGCCGCCGCAGGGAGGCGGATTCAGCCAGGCATTCGCCGCGCCGCCCGCTCCTCAGCCGCAGAGCGCACCGACCCCGCCACCAGCACAACCCACCGCGCCGACTATGCCCTTTAAGTGGTAG